Proteins from one Sarcophilus harrisii chromosome 2, mSarHar1.11, whole genome shotgun sequence genomic window:
- the SMYD1 gene encoding histone-lysine N-methyltransferase SMYD1 isoform X2, with protein sequence MTIASMEKVEVFTSEGKGRGLKTTKELWAADVVFAEPAYSAVVFDSFTQVVCHTCFKRQEKLQRCGQCKFAHYCDRTCQKDAWLNHKNECAAIKKHGKPPSENIRLAARIMWRIEREGTGLTEGCLVSVDDLQNHVDNFGEEEQKDLRMDVDSFLNFWPPQSQQFSMQYISHIFGVINCNAFTLSDQRGLQAVGVGIFPNLCLVNHDCWPNCTVIFNNGKIELRALGKISEGEELTVSYIDFLNISQERKKQLKKQYYFDCTCEHCEKGIKDDLFLAVKEDPKPSQDVVKEVTQFSKDTLEKIDKARSEGLYHEVVKLCRECLQKQEPVLADTNIHVLRILSIASEVLSYLQSFQEASDYAKRMVDGYMKLYHPNNAQLGMAVMRAGLTHWHAGLIEAGHGMICKAYAILLVTHGPTHPITKDLEAMRIQSEMELRMFRQNEFMYYKMREATLSNQKMQIMAEPSAETGVPTFLKKP encoded by the exons ATGACAATAGCGAGCATGGAGAAAGTTGAAGTGTTCACTTCGGAAGGCAAAGGCCGGGGGCTGAAGACCACCAAGGAGCTTTGGGCCGCCGATGTGGTGTTTGCCGAGCCGGCTTATTCTGCCGTGGTCTTTGACAG CTTCACCCAGGTCGTGTGCCACACCTGCTTTAAGAGGCAGGAGAAGCTGCAGCGCTGCGGCCAGTGTAAGTTTGCGCACTATTGTGACCGGACCTGCCAAAAGGACGCCTGGCTGAACCACAAGAATGAGTGTGCGGCCATCAAGAAACACGGGAAGCCGCCCAGTGAGAACATCAG GCTGGCGGCCAGAATCATGTGGCGCATAGAGAGAGAGGGCACCGGACTCACAGAGGGTTGCTTGGTCTCCGTGGATGACCTGCAGAATCACGTGGACAACTTTGGGGAAGAGGAGCAGAAAGACCTTCGAATGGATGTGGACAGCTTTTTGAACTTCTGGCCACCCCAGAGCCAACAATTCAGCATGCAGTATATCTCGCACATATTCGGCGTG ATCAACTGCAATGCTTTCACTCTCAGTGACCAGAGGGGCCTTCAGGCTGTGGGAGTGGGCATATTTCCCAACCTCTGCCTGGTGAACCATGACTGCTGGCCCAACTGTACTGTCATATTCAACAATGGCAA AATCGAACTTCGGGCCCTCGGGAAGATCTCAGAAGGGGAGGAATTGACTGTATCCTACATAGATTTTCTCAATATCAGCCAAGAACGGAAGAAGCAGCTGAAGAAACAGTATTACTTTGATTGTACATGTGAACACTGTGAGAAAGGGATAAAAGATGACCTTTTCCTGGCAGTGAAAGAGGACCCCAAG CCTTCCCAGGATGTGGTGAAGGAGGTGACCCAATTCTCCAAGGACACCTTGGAGAAGATTGACAAGGCTCGCTCTGAAGGGCTGTACCACGAA GTGGTGAAGTTATGTCGAGAGTGTTTGCAGAAGCAGGAGCCGGTGCTGGCGGACACCAACATCCACGTGCTGCGGATCCTGAGCATCGCCTCCGAAGTGCTCTCCTACCTGCAGAGCTTCCAGGAGGCCTCAGACTACGCTAAGAGGATGGTCGACGGTTACAT GAAACTCTACCACCCTAACAATGCCCAGCTGGGCATGGCTGTGATGCGGGCAGGACTGACCCACTGGCATGCCGGACTCATCGAGGCTGGGCATGGGATGATTTGCAAAGCCTACGCCATACTCCTGGTGACTCATGGACCTACCCATCCAATCACTAAGGACCTGGAA GCCATGCGCATCCAGTCAGAAATGGAGCTGCGGATGTTCCGGCAGAACGAGTTCATGTACTACAAGATGCGGGAGGCGACCCTGAGCAACCAGAAGATGCAGATCATGGCCGAGCCCAGCGCGGAGACCGGGGTGCCCACCTTTCTCAAGAAGCCATAG
- the SMYD1 gene encoding histone-lysine N-methyltransferase SMYD1 isoform X1: protein MTIASMEKVEVFTSEGKGRGLKTTKELWAADVVFAEPAYSAVVFDSFTQVVCHTCFKRQEKLQRCGQCKFAHYCDRTCQKDAWLNHKNECAAIKKHGKPPSENIRLAARIMWRIEREGTGLTEGCLVSVDDLQNHVDNFGEEEQKDLRMDVDSFLNFWPPQSQQFSMQYISHIFGVINCNAFTLSDQRGLQAVGVGIFPNLCLVNHDCWPNCTVIFNNGNHEAVKSMFHTQMRIELRALGKISEGEELTVSYIDFLNISQERKKQLKKQYYFDCTCEHCEKGIKDDLFLAVKEDPKPSQDVVKEVTQFSKDTLEKIDKARSEGLYHEVVKLCRECLQKQEPVLADTNIHVLRILSIASEVLSYLQSFQEASDYAKRMVDGYMKLYHPNNAQLGMAVMRAGLTHWHAGLIEAGHGMICKAYAILLVTHGPTHPITKDLEAMRIQSEMELRMFRQNEFMYYKMREATLSNQKMQIMAEPSAETGVPTFLKKP from the exons ATGACAATAGCGAGCATGGAGAAAGTTGAAGTGTTCACTTCGGAAGGCAAAGGCCGGGGGCTGAAGACCACCAAGGAGCTTTGGGCCGCCGATGTGGTGTTTGCCGAGCCGGCTTATTCTGCCGTGGTCTTTGACAG CTTCACCCAGGTCGTGTGCCACACCTGCTTTAAGAGGCAGGAGAAGCTGCAGCGCTGCGGCCAGTGTAAGTTTGCGCACTATTGTGACCGGACCTGCCAAAAGGACGCCTGGCTGAACCACAAGAATGAGTGTGCGGCCATCAAGAAACACGGGAAGCCGCCCAGTGAGAACATCAG GCTGGCGGCCAGAATCATGTGGCGCATAGAGAGAGAGGGCACCGGACTCACAGAGGGTTGCTTGGTCTCCGTGGATGACCTGCAGAATCACGTGGACAACTTTGGGGAAGAGGAGCAGAAAGACCTTCGAATGGATGTGGACAGCTTTTTGAACTTCTGGCCACCCCAGAGCCAACAATTCAGCATGCAGTATATCTCGCACATATTCGGCGTG ATCAACTGCAATGCTTTCACTCTCAGTGACCAGAGGGGCCTTCAGGCTGTGGGAGTGGGCATATTTCCCAACCTCTGCCTGGTGAACCATGACTGCTGGCCCAACTGTACTGTCATATTCAACAATGGCAA TCATGAGGCTGTGAAATCTATGTTTCACACACAGATGAG AATCGAACTTCGGGCCCTCGGGAAGATCTCAGAAGGGGAGGAATTGACTGTATCCTACATAGATTTTCTCAATATCAGCCAAGAACGGAAGAAGCAGCTGAAGAAACAGTATTACTTTGATTGTACATGTGAACACTGTGAGAAAGGGATAAAAGATGACCTTTTCCTGGCAGTGAAAGAGGACCCCAAG CCTTCCCAGGATGTGGTGAAGGAGGTGACCCAATTCTCCAAGGACACCTTGGAGAAGATTGACAAGGCTCGCTCTGAAGGGCTGTACCACGAA GTGGTGAAGTTATGTCGAGAGTGTTTGCAGAAGCAGGAGCCGGTGCTGGCGGACACCAACATCCACGTGCTGCGGATCCTGAGCATCGCCTCCGAAGTGCTCTCCTACCTGCAGAGCTTCCAGGAGGCCTCAGACTACGCTAAGAGGATGGTCGACGGTTACAT GAAACTCTACCACCCTAACAATGCCCAGCTGGGCATGGCTGTGATGCGGGCAGGACTGACCCACTGGCATGCCGGACTCATCGAGGCTGGGCATGGGATGATTTGCAAAGCCTACGCCATACTCCTGGTGACTCATGGACCTACCCATCCAATCACTAAGGACCTGGAA GCCATGCGCATCCAGTCAGAAATGGAGCTGCGGATGTTCCGGCAGAACGAGTTCATGTACTACAAGATGCGGGAGGCGACCCTGAGCAACCAGAAGATGCAGATCATGGCCGAGCCCAGCGCGGAGACCGGGGTGCCCACCTTTCTCAAGAAGCCATAG
- the FABP1 gene encoding fatty acid-binding protein, liver, with protein MNFSGKYQLQSQENFEAFMKAAGVPDDIIQKGKDVKGVSEIVQTGKHFKLTISTGTRLLVNEFTLGEECQLETLTGEKVKTVVQMEGDNKLVTTLKGIKSVTELNGDTITNTMTLGDIVFKRISKRI; from the exons ATGAACTTCTCAGGAAAGTACCAGCTCCAGTCCCAAGAGAACTTTGAAGCCTTCATGAAGGCTGCTG GTGTACCTGATGACATCATACAGAAGGGAAAGGATGTCAAGGGAGTGTCTGAAATTGTACAAACTGGGAAACACTTCAAGCTCACCATTTCCACCGGCACCAGACTCCTGGTCAATGAGTTCACCCTGGGGGAGGAGTGTCAGCTGGAGACTCTGACCGGAGAAAAGGTCAAG ACTGTCGTGCAGATGGAAGGAGACAACAAGCTGGTGACAACTCTCAAAGGGATCAAGTCAGTCACTGAACTCAATGGAGACACAATTACCAAC ACCATGACCTTGGGTGATATTGTCTTCAAGAGAATCAGCAAGAGAATTTAG